The following are from one region of the Bos mutus isolate GX-2022 chromosome 18, NWIPB_WYAK_1.1, whole genome shotgun sequence genome:
- the LOC102279172 gene encoding haptoglobin → MSALQAVVTLLLCGQLLAVETGSEATADSCPKAPEIANSHVEYSVRYQCDKYYKLHAGNGVYTFNNKQWINKDIGQQLPECEEDDSCPEPPKIENGYVEYLVRYQCKPYYTLRTCGDGMYTFNSKKQWINKNVGQQLPECEAVCGKPKHPVDQVQRIIGGSLDAKGGFPWQAKMVSQHNLISGATLINERWLLTTAKNLYLGHSSDKKAKDITPTLRLYVGKNQLVEVEKVVLHPDHSKVDIGLIKLRRKVPVNDKVMPICLPSKDYVKVGRVGYVSGWGRNENFNFTEHLKYVMLPVADQDKCVKHYEGVDAPKNKTAKSPVGVQPILNENTFCVGLSKYQDDTCYGDAGSAFVVHDKEDDTWYAAGILSFDKSCAVAEYGVYVKVTSILDWVRKTIANN, encoded by the exons ATGAG CGCCCTGCAAGCTGTCGTCACTCTCCTGCTCTGCGGGCAGCTTCTCGCGGTGGAAACCGGCAGTGAGGCCACAG CCGACAGCTGCCCAAAGGCCCCCGAGATTGCTAATAGCCATGTGGAGTACTCGGTTCGCTATCAGTGTGACAAATATTACAAACTGCATGCTGGAAATG gggTGTATACTTTTAACAATAAGCAATGGATAAACAAGGACATTGGACAGCAACTTCCTGAATGTGAAGAAG ATGACAGCTGCCCAGAGCCCCCCAAGATTGAAAATGGCTACGTGGAGTACTTGGTTCGCTATCAGTGCAAACCCTATTACACACTGCGCACCTGTGGAGATG gAATGTACACCTTTAACAGTAAGAAGCAGTGGATAAATAAGAACGTTGGACAGCAACTCCCTGAATGTGAGGCAG TGTGCGGGAAGCCCAAGCACCCCGTGGACCAGGTGCAGAGGATCATCGGTGGCTCATTGGATGCCAAGGGCGGCTTTCCCTGGCAGGCCAAGATGGTCTCCCAGCATAACCTCATCTCGGGAGCCACGCTCATCAATGAACGATGGCTCCTCACCACAGCTAAAAATCTCTACCTGGGTCACAGTAGTGACAAAAAAGCAAAGGACATCACTCCTACTTTAAGACTCTATGTGGGGAAGAACCAGCTTGTAGAGGTGGAGAAGGTGGTTCTCCACCCTGACCACTCCAAGGTAGACATTGGGCTCATCAAACTCAGACGGAAGGTACCTGTCAATGACAAAGTAATGCCCATCTGCCTACCTTCAAAAGATTATGTGAAGGTGGGTCGTGTGGGTTATGTGTCTGGCTGGGGGCGAAATGAAAACTTCAACTTTACGGAGCATCTGAAGTATGTCATGCTGCCTGTGGCTGACCAAGACAAGTGTGTGAAACACTATGAGGGCGTCGACGCACCTAAAAATAAGACAGCTAAGAGCCCCGTAGGGGTGCAGCCCATACTGAATGAGAACACCTTCTGTGTCGGCCTGTCCAAGTACCAGGACGACACCTGCTATGGCGACGCCGGCAGCGCCTTCGTCGTTCACGACAAGGAAGACGACACCTGGTATGCGGCCGGGATCCTGAGCTTTGACAAGAGCTGTGCTGTGGCTGAGTATGGTGTGTACGTGAAGGTGACCTCCATTCTGGACTGGGTTCGGAAAACCATCGCTAACAACTAA
- the TXNL4B gene encoding thioredoxin-like protein 4B — translation MSFLLPKLSSKKAVDQAIKSTAEKVLVLRFGRDEDPVCLQLDDILSKTSSDLSKMAAIYLVDVDQTPVYTHYFDISYIPSTVFFFNGQHMKVDYGSPDHTKFVGSFKTKQDFIDLIEVIYRGAMRGKLIVQSPIDPKNIPKYDLLYQDI, via the exons ATGAGCTTCCTCTTACCCAAACTGAGTAGCAAAAAGGCAGTAGACCAAGCAATAAAAAGTACTGCAGAGAAGGTGCTGGTTCTCAGGTTTGGGAGAGACGAGGATCCGGTCTGTCTGCAGCTAGACGACATA CTTTCTAAGACCTCTTCTGACTTAAGTAAAATGGCTGCTATCTATCTAGTAGACGTGGACCAAACCCCAGTTTATACACACTATTTTGACATCAGTTATATTCCATCTACTGTGTTTTTCTTCAATGGGCAGCATATGAAAGTGGATTATGG GTCTCCAGATCACACTAAGTTTGTGGGAAGTTTCAAAACCAAGCAAGACTTCATAGATTTGATTGAAGTAATTTATCGAGGCGCAATGAGGGGGAAACTTATTGTGCAAAGTCCTATTGATCCCAAGAATATTCCCAAATACGACCTCCTCTATCAAGACAtttag